In the genome of bacterium SCSIO 12827, the window GCCATGGCCAGCATGGCCGTGGTCAGGCCGTAGGTATCGCCGACGACGCCGAAGGCCATGGGGCCCAGGATCATCGAGGCCGTGGCGATGGAATAGATCACCGCGAACCCGCGCGCCTGGCGTTGCGGTTCGATCAGGTCGCCGACGGCGCCGTAGGTGACGGACGAACTGCCCTGCAGCACCATGCCCAATACCGGCAACAGGAAATAGGCCGGCAGCGTCGGCAGCAGTAGAACGGCGACGATGCCCAGGGCGGTGAAGATCTCGACCAGCACCAGGGAGCGGACGGCGCCCAGTTTTTCCGCCAGGAAGCCGCAGCCGAACTTGCCGAAGGCACCGCCGGCAAGGGTCAGCACCACGGCGAAGGCGCCGAGTGCTGTCGGCAACTCCTTTTCGATCATCAGGAAGGCGACGAAGGTCAGGAACCCGCCCTGCACCACCGTATCCAGCAGCACGATGGCGCAAAGTGCGGCGAAAGCCCCCCTGTCGCGGATGCCCCAGCCGCCCAGCAGACCCGGGCTGTCGGTCCCTTCGGCGGGTTTCGGGGCCATGCCCGCGTCGGCGCGGCCAAGCACGGCGAAGACGATCAGCCCCGCCGCCATGGTGGCGGCGCCGAAGGCCAGTGTCATGTTCTGCCAGGTGATGCCCGCGCCGATCGACAGGGTAAACAGACCGGCGAAGGTCAGTTTGCCCACGTCGCCGAAGGAATTGTAGGTGCCCAGCGCCGCGCGCCGGCCCTGGTTGCCGAACACGGTGCTGACCAGGGTGGAGCATAACGTGTGCTGGAACCCGCCGCCGATCCCGGCGAACAGAAGGACGACGACCACAGCCGTGAAACCGTCGGCCCAGGCCAGGGCGATATAGCCCGCCCCCGCGGCCAGCAGGCCGAAAGCGATGGGAATGCGTTCGCCGATGCGTTCCGACAGCATACCCGACGGCAGCTCGAAGGCCGTCATGGCGGCGCGGTTGGCGGCGCGGATGATGCCGACCTGGGCATAAGTCAGGCCGAACGACTGCGCCAGCACGGGCAGCAGGACATAGAGCAGGTCGGTCAGGCCGTCCTGCAGGCTGTGCGCCGCGCAGCAGGAGGCCAGGGTCGCGCGGCGGCGGGTCTTTTCCTTAATTTCCATGGGGGGGAAGGTCCACACGCGCGACGATGTCCTTGAGGTCGTCCGACGGCGCCGGATAGCGGTCCATGACGCGGGGGTCGTGGCCGGGGATCACATGCTCCGGGCTGTCTGCCAAACGCGCGACCTTTCGGTGGCCTTCCAGCATGTCGCCGATATGCACCACCGTGGGATAGGGGTTGCGGTCCAGCCAATTGGCGTAGAGATGCATGGCGTCCGATGCCAGCACGACCCAGCCGCGTTGCGTCCAGGCGCGCACGAACATCATGCCCTGGGTATGGCCGCCGACGTGATGCAGGGTCAGGCCGGGAAACAGGTCCGTATCGCCGTCGTGGAATTCGACCCGGTCCTTGTACAACTCGCGCACGATGCCGCAGACGTCTTCGATATCGTAGCTGTGGCGCAGCACGGGATAGCGCATATAGCGTCCCGTCATATGCGCCATTTCCTGGTCCTGAATATGGAAGGTCGCCTTGGGAAAGCGGTCCAGATTGCCGCCGTGGTCGTAATGCATATGGGTGATGACCACATCCGTGACCTCGGCCGCATCAATGCCGACCAGGTTCAGACTGTCCACCGGGCAGCGGTGCCAGCCGCGGCCACGGCTTTCGGCGGCTTCCTTGGTGAAGCCCGTGTCGACGACGACCGTGTGGTTCTGCGACACGCAGGCCCAGACGTAATAGTCGATGGGATAGGGGGCGTCATGGGGGTCGGGCGGCTGCATGAAGTTGCGCGCGGCCGTGCGCGCATGTGTTCCGTACTTGATGGCGTACAGCTTGTAGGCTTCGGTCATGATCGGTCCGATCACGCCGGTATCGGCTTCGACGGGGCGACGTCGACCCGCACGACGATGCCGGCCAGATCGTCACTGGGGGCCGGATACATTTCCATCACCAGGGGGTCGTGGCCCGGTACCACGTGGTCCGGGCTGTCGGCCAGGCGGGCGACCTTTCGGTGGCCTTCCAGCATGTCGCCGATATGCAGGACCGTGGGGAACGGATTCTTGTGCCGCCAGTTGGCGAACAGATGCATGGCGTCCGACGCCAACACGACCCAGCCGCGTTCGGTCCAGGCGCGCACGAACTGCATGCCCTGGGTATGGCCGCCGACATGGAGCAGGGTCAGGCCGGGGAACAATTCCTCGTCGCCGTCGTGGAATTCGACCCGGTCCTTGTACAACTCGCGCAGCAGCAGGCAGACATCATCCACGTCGAAGGAATTGCGCAGCACCGGATAGCGCATGTAGCGCCCGGTGATATAGGACATTTCCCGGTCCTGGATGTGAAAGGTCGCCTTGGGGAACTTGTCGAAATTGCCGCCGTGGTCATAGTGCATATGGGTGATGACCACGTCCGTGACTTCGGCCGGGTCGACGCCGATCAGCTTCAGGCTTTCCACCGGACAGCGGAACATGGTGCGCCCGCGCCCGCAGCCCGATTTTTCGTTGAAGCCGGTGTCGATGATCACGGTGCGGTTTTCCGACACGCAGGCCCAGACGAAATAGTCGATGGGATAGGGTGCATCATGGGGGTCGGGCGGCTGCATGAAGTTCTGGGACTGGGGCCGCGGGTCGTGAGTGCCGTACTTGATGGCGTACAGCTTGTAAGTCTCGCTGGGGTTGGTCATTTTTTGATGTCTCCTCTTGGCGAGAAGCCTAAGCCGGGTCCCTGGCCCCCGCAAGTCCGCCGAACACGGCGCATTTGACCCAGGTCAATAGGCGGCAGGCGGCAGGGGTGTTAGACTGTGGTCATGGAAAGCCAAGAACTTATCGCCGCCATCAACATGGCGCTCACGGAAATGGAAGAACAGCCGGAGGACCTGCACGAGGTTCACCTGCGGCTTCTGGAGCTTCTCAATCAGTTGCGGGCCACGGGGGCGAACCTGCCGTCGGATCTGGTCGAGCTGGAAAAGCAATTGGCGGAGCACGTCGAGGGCGTCAAGCCCAAGGCCTAAGGCCGCCTTATGGCGTTTCCCGGCCGGCCAGCGGCGGGGCATAGGCAAGTGTCCCGTCCCGATCTTCCGTATCCCAGGGAAAATGCACCCAGGTGTCCTGCGCCACCTCGTGAATGAAGATATCCGGCAGGTCGCGGGCGGCGGGCTTGGCGTACAGCGTGACGAACAGGGCGTCCGGCAACAGGTCCCGCGCCGCCCGCGCCGTTGCCCCCGTATCCACCAGATCGTCGACCAGCAGCCAGCCCGCCCCTTTATCAGTGGTGGCGGCGTCCGGCGTCTTGAGCAGCCGCACCCGGCCCTGGGATTTCACGTCATAGCTGGCGATGGCCAAGGTATCGATCAGGCGGATGCCCATTTCGCGGGCCAGGACGGCGGCCGGCACCATGCCGCCCCGAGTGATCGCGACGATGCCCTTCCAGGGGGCGGCCCAGCGGCCGGGGGGCGGTGTGCTCAGCAGGCGGCCGGCAAGGGCACGCGAGTCCGAATGAACTTCGGCCCAGGTGACGATGCGTTCCGGCGGCGAGGGGATTGTCATGCCGGAATATTAACGGGGCTGCCCGTATTTCCCAAGGGCGGAGGTTCCGGATAACAGGGTCACAGAAACGGAAAAACCGGCGCCCACGCTGACGCCGGTTATCCGGATTTGCAGTGAATGTCGTGCTTTAACGAACGTACAAGTGAACTTCGTTTGTCTTGGCGGCGGCCAGGGTTTTGGCGGACACGGCCACCCGCGTCGGCGGCAGGCCCATTTCCACCAGCGACCGCTTGACGTCTTCGGCGTGGCGCTTGGCCTTGTTCGTGTTGATCGCGACGCGCGCGGCCCCACCGGCCGAAGGCGCCACCGCAACCAGGTCGAACACCGCGGCCGGATGGGTTTCAAGGGCGCGGCTGACGGCCGTGTACAGAGCTTGTTGATAGGGCACGTTCGGCCGGTCGAAGCGGATCACGACCAGGGGGCGACGGCCCGACGTGTCGGCGGGGGCGGCAACCTGATTGGCGCTTGGGCCGCGGC includes:
- a CDS encoding MFS transporter, which codes for MEIKEKTRRRATLASCCAAHSLQDGLTDLLYVLLPVLAQSFGLTYAQVGIIRAANRAAMTAFELPSGMLSERIGERIPIAFGLLAAGAGYIALAWADGFTAVVVVLLFAGIGGGFQHTLCSTLVSTVFGNQGRRAALGTYNSFGDVGKLTFAGLFTLSIGAGITWQNMTLAFGAATMAAGLIVFAVLGRADAGMAPKPAEGTDSPGLLGGWGIRDRGAFAALCAIVLLDTVVQGGFLTFVAFLMIEKELPTALGAFAVVLTLAGGAFGKFGCGFLAEKLGAVRSLVLVEIFTALGIVAVLLLPTLPAYFLLPVLGMVLQGSSSVTYGAVGDLIEPQRQARGFAVIYSIATASMILGPMAFGVVGDTYGLTTAMLAMAATILLPLPLCLVMRRAIAAHYT
- a CDS encoding N-acyl homoserine lactonase family protein, which gives rise to MTEAYKLYAIKYGTHARTAARNFMQPPDPHDAPYPIDYYVWACVSQNHTVVVDTGFTKEAAESRGRGWHRCPVDSLNLVGIDAAEVTDVVITHMHYDHGGNLDRFPKATFHIQDQEMAHMTGRYMRYPVLRHSYDIEDVCGIVRELYKDRVEFHDGDTDLFPGLTLHHVGGHTQGMMFVRAWTQRGWVVLASDAMHLYANWLDRNPYPTVVHIGDMLEGHRKVARLADSPEHVIPGHDPRVMDRYPAPSDDLKDIVARVDLPPHGN
- a CDS encoding N-acyl homoserine lactonase family protein, with amino-acid sequence MTNPSETYKLYAIKYGTHDPRPQSQNFMQPPDPHDAPYPIDYFVWACVSENRTVIIDTGFNEKSGCGRGRTMFRCPVESLKLIGVDPAEVTDVVITHMHYDHGGNFDKFPKATFHIQDREMSYITGRYMRYPVLRNSFDVDDVCLLLRELYKDRVEFHDGDEELFPGLTLLHVGGHTQGMQFVRAWTERGWVVLASDAMHLFANWRHKNPFPTVLHIGDMLEGHRKVARLADSPDHVVPGHDPLVMEMYPAPSDDLAGIVVRVDVAPSKPIPA
- the gpt gene encoding xanthine phosphoribosyltransferase; the encoded protein is MTIPSPPERIVTWAEVHSDSRALAGRLLSTPPPGRWAAPWKGIVAITRGGMVPAAVLAREMGIRLIDTLAIASYDVKSQGRVRLLKTPDAATTDKGAGWLLVDDLVDTGATARAARDLLPDALFVTLYAKPAARDLPDIFIHEVAQDTWVHFPWDTEDRDGTLAYAPPLAGRETP